In the Roseofilum reptotaenium CS-1145 genome, CCAGAAGTTTGGTTTGACACCCAACCCCAATTTAAATTGGGTTAAACCAAATCGCCCTCTATCAAAACCAACCATTCATTATGACTAAAACCTACTTACCTTCTCAAGAAAGTCTCGACCGTAAATGGTATGTGGTCGATGCTGATGGCCAGCGTCTTGGCCGTTTAGCGACAGAAGTGGCCAATATCTTACGAGGCAAAAATAAACCCACGTTTACCCCCCATATGGATGTTGGGGATTTTGTGGTTATTATCAACGCTGAAAAAATCCAGGTGACGGGTAAAAAGCGGGATCAAAAACTCTATCGCCGCCATTCTGGTCGTCCGGGGGGAATGAAAACTGAGACCTTTGCCAAATTGCAAGGGCGAATTCCCGAGCGTATTCTGGAAAAAGCAGTGAAAGGAATGCTGCCTAAAAATGCTCTAGGACGCAAGCTGTTTACCAAGTTAAAAGTTTATGCGGGGCCAAAACATCCCCATGAGGCACAAACCCCCCAAGTCTTAGAATTGAAAACTGTACCAGAAGGAGATAACTAATGCAAGCTACTGAGAATCAAAACGATCGGGCTGTTTATTGGGGAACCGGACGTAGAAAGTCGTCTGTTGCTCGCGTACGCTTGGTTCCCGGCCAAGGGAAGATGAAAATTAATGGCAAACCTGGGGATTTGTATCTCCAGTTCAATCCCCAATATCTGTCAGCAGCTAAAGCGCCTCTGGAAACCTTGGGTCTGGAAAATGACTATGACATTCTAGTGAATGTTACAGGGGGCGGATTAACGGGACAAGCGGATTCGATTCGTTTGGGTGTGGCGAGAGCTTTATGCGAGCTAGATCCAGATAATCGTCAACCTTTGAAAAGCGAAGGGTATCTTACCCGCGATCCGAGGGCAAAGGAGCGGAAAAAATATGGTTTACGCAAAGCTAGAAAAGCTCCTCAATACTCGAAACGGTAAGGGTAGGGGTGGGTTTCCCTCATCCCCCGACCCCTTCTCCCGC is a window encoding:
- the rplM gene encoding 50S ribosomal protein L13 — encoded protein: MTKTYLPSQESLDRKWYVVDADGQRLGRLATEVANILRGKNKPTFTPHMDVGDFVVIINAEKIQVTGKKRDQKLYRRHSGRPGGMKTETFAKLQGRIPERILEKAVKGMLPKNALGRKLFTKLKVYAGPKHPHEAQTPQVLELKTVPEGDN
- the rpsI gene encoding 30S ribosomal protein S9, which produces MQATENQNDRAVYWGTGRRKSSVARVRLVPGQGKMKINGKPGDLYLQFNPQYLSAAKAPLETLGLENDYDILVNVTGGGLTGQADSIRLGVARALCELDPDNRQPLKSEGYLTRDPRAKERKKYGLRKARKAPQYSKR